The following are from one region of the Methanoculleus caldifontis genome:
- a CDS encoding GNAT family N-acetyltransferase yields the protein MIFLRHITQDDIAAIKGWPPYPAEFNDLDYALRDRGWLDEYSQKPDADILIADDEGTIAGFSIIAREPGGIAEFRIALHPERCGRGLGRTVTYLSLMHGFSDTTTGTIRLIVRKNNPRAKGLYEEMHFRNTGECIEEIQGNPVEFHRMEITRVAFYGADA from the coding sequence ATGATCTTCCTTCGTCACATCACTCAGGACGACATTGCTGCCATTAAAGGATGGCCTCCCTACCCTGCCGAATTCAACGATCTCGATTACGCGCTCAGAGACAGGGGCTGGCTGGATGAATACTCGCAAAAACCCGACGCGGATATTCTCATCGCCGACGATGAAGGAACAATTGCCGGATTTTCGATCATTGCACGCGAGCCAGGCGGCATTGCCGAGTTCCGGATCGCACTCCACCCGGAGAGATGCGGGCGGGGGTTGGGGAGAACCGTCACATATCTCTCGCTTATGCATGGATTTTCCGATACAACAACCGGCACCATCCGGCTTATTGTAAGGAAGAATAATCCGCGTGCAAAAGGACTGTATGAGGAGATGCACTTCCGAAATACCGGCGAGTGCATAGAGGAGATTCAGGGAAACCCTGTGGAGTTCCATCGGATGGAGATCACCAGGGTTGCATTTTACGGGGCGGATGCATGA
- a CDS encoding ACT domain-containing protein, translating into MEKTIITVVGKDAVGIIAKVCTYLADNQVNVEDISQTIVQGYFNMMMIVDTSGSPKPYAGMVTELDELGDAIGVRIRCQREDIFTKMHRI; encoded by the coding sequence ATGGAAAAAACCATTATCACCGTCGTCGGAAAGGATGCCGTGGGGATCATCGCGAAGGTCTGCACGTATCTTGCCGATAACCAGGTCAATGTCGAAGATATCTCGCAGACGATCGTGCAGGGATATTTCAATATGATGATGATCGTCGATACCAGCGGATCTCCAAAGCCGTACGCCGGAATGGTGACCGAACTCGATGAACTCGGCGACGCGATCGGTGTTCGGATCCGGTGCCAGCGGGAAGACATCTTCACGAAGATGCACCGGATCTGA
- a CDS encoding cysteine hydrolase family protein → MKEALLVIDVQNEYFSGNLPITYPKASLINILQAMDAACAAEIPVIVIRHTSTAPDAPSFRSGTPAWELHPEVKRRPYDLLVEKALPGSFTDTGLDAWLRARSVCSVTISGYMSQMCCDSTARQAFHNGYGVKFLSDATGTLSVTNRAGTISDADLHRAVLVTQQMRFSQVMTTADWVQSLELAYR, encoded by the coding sequence ATGAAGGAAGCATTACTGGTCATCGATGTCCAGAACGAATATTTCTCCGGCAATCTGCCGATAACATACCCGAAGGCGAGCTTAATCAACATCCTTCAGGCGATGGATGCCGCATGTGCTGCAGAGATCCCGGTCATAGTGATCCGGCACACCAGCACTGCTCCGGATGCCCCGTCATTCCGGTCTGGAACCCCGGCATGGGAGCTTCATCCCGAAGTAAAGAGGCGGCCGTATGATCTGCTCGTCGAGAAGGCCCTGCCCGGGAGTTTCACCGATACCGGCCTTGATGCCTGGCTTCGAGCCCGGTCCGTCTGTTCGGTGACCATTTCCGGCTACATGAGCCAGATGTGCTGCGATTCGACCGCCCGGCAGGCATTCCATAACGGGTACGGCGTGAAGTTCCTTTCGGATGCCACCGGGACGCTCTCCGTTACCAACCGGGCCGGGACGATCTCCGATGCCGACCTTCACCGGGCGGTCCTCGTGACCCAGCAGATGCGGTTCTCGCAGGTGATGACGACCGCAGACTGGGTCCAGTCGCTGGAATTAGCGTATCGATAG
- a CDS encoding flavodoxin family protein, producing MERQNFNTGNQKMVTLLMGSPRRNGSTRLLLNEAERALHDKGISTQGIFLDELTIHDCRGCHQCKTENNSRCTVQDDMQQVYRMMESSGGLIIAAPVYFGYVPAMTKAWLDRLVPYLGTDLSPRFPVHCPVSFIFVQNMPDPTLFEPALQSFAGWVAKTGMSVGEIMIATDCESGVKPPVSERPELMEEAYAIGTNLLG from the coding sequence ATGGAGCGACAGAACTTCAACACCGGTAACCAGAAGATGGTCACGCTTCTCATGGGCAGTCCGAGACGGAACGGCAGCACCCGCCTTCTCTTAAATGAGGCAGAAAGGGCACTCCATGATAAGGGGATTTCAACGCAGGGAATCTTTCTGGATGAATTAACAATCCATGACTGCAGGGGTTGTCATCAATGCAAAACGGAGAACAACAGCCGCTGTACTGTCCAGGATGATATGCAGCAGGTGTACCGGATGATGGAGTCATCCGGCGGCCTTATCATTGCCGCACCTGTTTATTTCGGGTATGTCCCGGCGATGACAAAAGCCTGGCTGGACAGGCTCGTGCCGTATCTCGGAACGGATCTGTCACCCCGGTTTCCCGTGCACTGTCCGGTATCCTTTATCTTTGTCCAGAACATGCCCGATCCGACGCTCTTTGAACCGGCACTCCAATCATTTGCAGGCTGGGTGGCAAAGACCGGAATGTCTGTTGGGGAGATCATGATTGCCACGGACTGTGAGAGCGGGGTAAAGCCGCCGGTTTCAGAGCGGCCTGAATTGATGGAGGAGGCATACGCCATAGGGACGAACCTCCTGGGGTAA
- a CDS encoding GNAT family N-acetyltransferase, producing the protein MAASGEITVRPMTKIEVGIAIDWAEREGWNPGLSDGDCYYAVDPQAFFAVLHDGRLIGSFSVMVYRDGFAFGGFYILDPEYRGRGIGLAIQEQADRLAAPYNFGIDGVFEMQDRYAAHGFIFSHRNIRYEGLGGGTRPPGLTDARGVPFDAIVRYDARHFPAERPGFLRHWLAQPGATALAVLEDGEVRGYGQVRPCRRGAKIGPLFADTPEIAERIYSGLSAAVPGQPLFLDVPEPNAAGVALAERHGMVPVFGTARMYTKEIPDLPLDRCYGVTSFETG; encoded by the coding sequence ATGGCAGCATCAGGTGAGATCACGGTTCGCCCGATGACGAAGATCGAGGTCGGGATCGCGATCGACTGGGCAGAGCGGGAAGGCTGGAACCCCGGCCTCTCCGACGGCGACTGCTACTACGCAGTCGACCCGCAGGCGTTCTTCGCGGTGCTTCACGACGGGCGCCTGATCGGGTCGTTCTCGGTCATGGTCTACCGGGACGGGTTCGCCTTCGGCGGGTTCTACATCCTCGACCCCGAATACCGGGGCCGGGGCATCGGTCTTGCGATCCAGGAGCAGGCCGACCGGCTCGCCGCCCCCTACAACTTCGGGATCGACGGGGTCTTCGAGATGCAGGACCGCTACGCCGCCCACGGATTCATCTTCTCGCACCGGAACATTCGGTACGAAGGTCTCGGCGGGGGCACCCGCCCTCCGGGCCTCACGGACGCTCGCGGCGTTCCCTTCGACGCTATCGTCCGTTACGACGCACGTCACTTCCCGGCAGAGCGGCCGGGATTCCTCCGCCACTGGCTGGCGCAGCCGGGCGCGACGGCGCTGGCCGTCCTCGAGGACGGGGAGGTCCGCGGCTACGGGCAGGTGCGGCCCTGCCGCCGGGGCGCGAAGATCGGCCCGCTCTTTGCCGATACGCCGGAGATCGCCGAGAGGATCTACTCCGGCCTCTCGGCGGCGGTCCCCGGCCAGCCGCTCTTTCTCGACGTCCCTGAACCGAACGCCGCCGGCGTCGCCCTCGCCGAGCGGCACGGGATGGTCCCGGTCTTTGGGACGGCACGGATGTATACGAAGGAGATCCCCGACCTCCCGCTCGACCGGTGCTACGGCGTCACGAGCTTCGAGACCGGGTGA
- a CDS encoding PFL family protein, which yields MINILEVNETNKMIEQEKLDVRTITLGISLLDCCDSDLDALNRNIYDKITRLAKDLVSTGREIELEYGIPIVNKRISVTPIALVGGRACRSPEDFVEVAKTLDKAARDTGVNFLGGYSAIVSKGMTPTDEALIRSIPAALSATERVCSSVNIGSTKTGINMDAVKLMGEIVRETAEATKENNSLGCAKLVVLCNAPDDNPFMAGAFHGVSEADAVINVGVSGPGVIKHALEGVRGENFEVLCETVKRTAFKVTRAGQLVAQEASERLGIPFGIVDLSLAPTPSVGDSVAEILEEMGLESVGAPGTTAALALLNDQVKKGGIMASSFVGGLSGAFIPVSEDQGMIDAVNRGALTIEKLEAMTCVCSVGLDMIAIPGDTPASTISGIIADEAAIGMINNKTTAVRLIPVIGKGVGESVEFGGLLGHAPVQQVNRFCCADFINRGGRIPAPIHSFKN from the coding sequence ATGATCAATATTCTCGAGGTGAACGAGACCAACAAGATGATCGAGCAGGAGAAACTCGATGTCCGGACCATCACGCTCGGCATCAGCCTGCTCGACTGCTGCGACTCCGATCTCGACGCTTTAAACCGGAATATATACGACAAGATCACCCGGCTCGCTAAAGACCTCGTCTCGACGGGGAGGGAGATCGAGCTCGAGTACGGAATCCCGATCGTCAACAAGAGAATATCCGTAACCCCCATCGCACTGGTCGGCGGGCGGGCCTGCAGGTCCCCGGAAGACTTTGTCGAGGTTGCAAAGACGCTTGATAAAGCCGCACGGGACACGGGGGTCAACTTCCTCGGCGGATACTCGGCCATCGTCTCGAAGGGAATGACTCCGACCGACGAAGCGCTCATCCGGTCGATCCCGGCGGCGCTCTCCGCGACAGAGAGGGTCTGCAGCTCGGTGAATATCGGCTCGACGAAGACCGGGATCAACATGGACGCCGTGAAACTGATGGGAGAGATTGTGCGGGAGACGGCCGAGGCGACGAAGGAGAATAACTCTCTCGGCTGCGCGAAACTGGTCGTCCTCTGCAACGCCCCCGACGACAACCCGTTCATGGCCGGGGCGTTTCACGGCGTCTCCGAGGCCGATGCGGTCATCAACGTGGGCGTAAGCGGCCCGGGCGTCATCAAGCACGCACTCGAGGGGGTCCGGGGCGAGAACTTCGAGGTTCTCTGCGAGACGGTCAAGAGGACGGCCTTCAAGGTCACCCGCGCCGGGCAGCTTGTCGCCCAGGAGGCGTCGGAGCGGCTCGGGATCCCGTTCGGGATCGTGGATCTCTCTCTCGCCCCCACGCCCTCCGTCGGGGACAGCGTCGCCGAGATCCTCGAGGAGATGGGGCTCGAGTCGGTCGGCGCGCCGGGGACGACGGCCGCTCTTGCCCTCTTAAACGACCAGGTGAAGAAAGGCGGGATCATGGCAAGTTCCTTTGTCGGCGGGCTCTCGGGTGCATTCATCCCGGTCAGCGAGGACCAGGGGATGATCGACGCGGTGAACCGCGGCGCCCTCACGATTGAGAAGCTCGAGGCGATGACCTGCGTATGCTCGGTCGGCCTCGATATGATCGCGATCCCGGGCGACACGCCCGCTTCGACGATATCCGGCATCATCGCGGACGAGGCCGCGATCGGGATGATCAACAACAAGACGACCGCCGTCCGGCTGATCCCGGTGATCGGAAAGGGTGTCGGCGAGAGCGTCGAGTTCGGCGGATTGCTCGGCCATGCGCCGGTTCAGCAGGTCAACAGGTTTTGCTGCGCCGACTTCATCAACCGCGGCGGACGGATC
- a CDS encoding transglutaminase-like domain-containing protein, with protein sequence MTDLSIFLEEHPYIDHSSPLIRAKVEELFSGDESSLEKVRLAYEFVRDEIPHSFDIESDTITAKASDVLAEKTGICHAKANLLAALLRRIGIPAGFCYQHITLADDDSLGYCVHCYNAVYLDNRWIFLDARGNTNGRCARFSPEKPVLAYRNRSEYDEYFWKGIYASPQMGVMRMLDASRSRQDIIDNLQDYLEGEPDIPDW encoded by the coding sequence ATGACCGATTTAAGCATTTTTCTGGAAGAACACCCCTACATCGATCATTCGTCCCCGTTGATCCGGGCGAAGGTCGAAGAGCTCTTTTCAGGGGATGAGAGTTCTCTTGAGAAGGTGAGACTCGCATACGAGTTTGTCCGCGACGAGATCCCGCACAGTTTCGATATCGAATCGGATACCATAACCGCGAAAGCCTCCGACGTCCTCGCCGAAAAGACGGGGATCTGCCATGCGAAGGCAAACCTGCTCGCCGCACTGCTCCGCAGGATCGGCATTCCTGCCGGGTTCTGCTACCAGCACATTACCCTCGCGGACGACGACTCGCTCGGCTACTGCGTTCACTGCTACAACGCGGTCTATCTGGACAACCGGTGGATATTCCTCGATGCACGGGGGAACACAAACGGCAGGTGCGCACGGTTCTCGCCGGAGAAGCCGGTCCTCGCGTACCGCAACCGGAGCGAGTATGACGAGTACTTCTGGAAGGGGATCTACGCGTCGCCGCAGATGGGCGTCATGCGGATGCTCGATGCATCGAGAAGCCGGCAGGACATCATCGATAACCTGCAGGACTACCTCGAGGGTGAGCCTGATATCCCCGATTGGTGA
- a CDS encoding winged helix-turn-helix transcriptional regulator, which produces MALNGESDVLPVHIYIRVIGGKWKPEILWFLREGPVRFGGLMKLIPGITQVTLTKNLRELEEDGIIIRTVYPEIPPRVEYGLTEFGESVFPVLDAISAWGRRFARYKKEIVER; this is translated from the coding sequence ATGGCCCTTAATGGTGAATCAGACGTCCTGCCGGTCCATATATACATCCGGGTGATCGGCGGCAAATGGAAGCCTGAGATACTCTGGTTCCTGCGTGAAGGGCCGGTCCGGTTCGGCGGACTGATGAAACTGATCCCCGGCATTACCCAGGTCACGCTGACAAAGAATCTCCGTGAACTCGAGGAGGACGGTATAATAATCCGAACGGTCTACCCGGAAATTCCGCCCCGCGTAGAGTACGGCCTCACGGAGTTCGGTGAGTCGGTCTTCCCGGTGCTGGATGCGATCAGTGCATGGGGACGGAGGTTTGCCCGATATAAAAAAGAGATTGTGGAACGGTGA